From a single Nocardioides sp. dk884 genomic region:
- a CDS encoding NUDIX domain-containing protein has protein sequence MTAIPTPISDVDEQWPVVRSADLHRDDWIMALRADWVDRPDSPDEEPFRRVVLEHPGAVIVLAVDQDDAGDRVLCLWQYRHAVGRRFLELPAGLCDVEGEDPLVGAQRELREETGYEAEEWEHLTSAYTSPGILSEVVHIYLARGLREVGRGDFVPHHEEADMQVLWVPAEELIDGVLAGRVTDAPVIMATLIARGRGLLGGVSSERSVAR, from the coding sequence ATGACCGCGATCCCCACCCCGATCTCCGACGTCGACGAGCAGTGGCCGGTCGTGCGCAGCGCCGACCTGCACCGCGACGACTGGATCATGGCGCTGCGCGCCGACTGGGTGGACCGTCCCGACAGCCCCGACGAGGAGCCGTTCCGGCGCGTCGTGCTGGAGCACCCGGGCGCGGTGATCGTGCTCGCGGTCGACCAGGACGACGCGGGCGACCGGGTGCTGTGCCTGTGGCAGTACCGCCACGCGGTGGGGCGCCGCTTCCTCGAGCTGCCCGCCGGTCTGTGCGACGTCGAGGGCGAGGACCCGCTGGTCGGCGCCCAGCGCGAGCTGCGCGAGGAGACCGGCTACGAGGCCGAGGAGTGGGAGCACCTCACCTCGGCGTACACCTCACCCGGGATCCTCTCCGAGGTCGTGCACATCTATCTGGCCCGCGGGCTGCGCGAGGTGGGCCGCGGGGACTTCGTGCCGCACCACGAGGAGGCGGACATGCAGGTGCTGTGGGTGCCTGCCGAGGAGCTCATCGACGGTGTCCTGGCCGGTCGCGTCACCGACGCACCGGTGATCATGGCCACCCTGATCGCCCGCGGGCGCGGGCTGCTGGGTGGCGTGTCGAGCGAGAGGAGCGTGGCACGGTGA
- the ald gene encoding alanine dehydrogenase, whose product MKIGVPTEVKVHEYRVAITPVGVHELVAAGHEVWIQSGAGAGSLIPDQEYAAAGARLCADPDELWGSVDLVLKVKEPIAEEYHRLRPGLVLFTYLHLAADQRLTEELVAREVTAIAYETVQLASGALPLLYPMSEVAGCLAPQVGAHALLRAEGGRGVLLGGVGGVANAKVVVIGGGVAGQNAANIALGMGADVTILDNDLDKLRMSFWRYQNRVHGLASSRLAIEQQVTEADLVIGAVLIPGARAPKLVSNELVAAMKPGSVLVDIAVDQGGCFEDTRPTTHADPTYTVHGSTFYCVANMPGAVPNTSTYALTNATLPYVVALAAKGWHRACTEDGALARGLSTHAGRLTNAAVGEATGIDAIAVTEALAAGG is encoded by the coding sequence GTGAAGATCGGCGTCCCCACCGAGGTCAAGGTGCACGAGTACCGCGTCGCCATCACGCCGGTCGGCGTGCACGAGCTGGTGGCCGCCGGCCACGAGGTCTGGATCCAGTCCGGCGCCGGCGCCGGCTCGCTGATCCCCGACCAGGAGTACGCCGCCGCCGGGGCCCGGCTGTGCGCGGACCCCGACGAGCTGTGGGGCAGCGTCGACCTGGTGCTCAAGGTCAAGGAGCCGATCGCCGAGGAGTACCACCGGCTGCGCCCCGGGCTGGTGCTGTTCACCTACCTCCACCTCGCCGCCGACCAGCGGCTCACCGAGGAGCTGGTGGCCCGGGAGGTCACCGCGATCGCCTACGAGACCGTGCAGCTGGCCTCCGGTGCGCTGCCGCTGCTCTACCCGATGTCGGAGGTCGCCGGCTGTCTGGCGCCGCAGGTGGGCGCACACGCGCTGCTGCGCGCCGAGGGCGGCCGCGGCGTGCTGCTCGGCGGGGTCGGCGGGGTCGCCAATGCCAAGGTCGTGGTGATCGGGGGCGGGGTGGCCGGCCAGAACGCCGCCAACATCGCCCTCGGCATGGGCGCGGACGTGACGATCCTCGACAACGACCTGGACAAGCTGCGGATGTCGTTCTGGCGCTACCAGAACCGGGTGCACGGCCTGGCCTCCTCGCGCCTGGCCATCGAGCAGCAGGTCACCGAGGCCGACCTGGTGATCGGTGCGGTGCTGATCCCCGGCGCTCGCGCGCCCAAGCTGGTCAGCAACGAGCTGGTGGCCGCGATGAAGCCCGGCTCGGTGCTGGTCGACATCGCGGTGGACCAGGGCGGCTGCTTCGAGGACACCCGGCCCACCACCCACGCGGACCCGACGTACACCGTGCACGGCTCGACGTTCTACTGCGTGGCCAACATGCCCGGTGCGGTGCCGAACACCTCGACGTACGCGCTCACCAACGCCACGCTGCCCTACGTCGTCGCGCTGGCCGCCAAGGGCTGGCACCGCGCGTGCACCGAGGACGGCGCCCTGGCGCGCGGCCTGAGCACCCACGCGGGGCGGCTGACCAACGCCGCCGTCGGTGAGGCGACCGGGATCGACGCGATCGCGGTGACCGAGGCGCTCGCTGCCGGTGGCTGA
- a CDS encoding site-specific tyrosine recombinase XerD: MAEVSRAVRTYLDHLSVERGLAANTLQSYRRDLRRYSAHLAAVGITDLDEVSEATVAEFLARLREGDEEHPPLSATSAARTVVAVRGFHRFAVADGLAQADPAAAVKPPTPAKRLPKALPLSDVEAILEAAGAPGTVLALRDRALLEVLYGTGARISEAVGLDVDDLDWGPGGLDGGPAASGEGTVLLRGKGGKERLVPVGSYAREAVAAYLVRGRPALLAEGRGTPALFLNARGGRLSRQSAWAVLTKAADRAGVTRDVSPHTLRHSFATHLLDGGADVRVVQELLGHASVTTTQVYTLVTVDNLREVFATAHPRARD, encoded by the coding sequence GTGGCTGAGGTCTCCCGGGCGGTCCGCACCTATCTCGACCACCTCTCCGTCGAGCGCGGGCTCGCCGCCAACACGTTGCAGTCCTACCGGCGCGACCTGCGCCGCTACAGCGCCCACCTGGCCGCGGTCGGCATCACCGACCTCGACGAGGTCAGCGAGGCCACGGTCGCGGAGTTCCTGGCCCGGCTGCGCGAGGGCGACGAGGAGCACCCGCCGCTGAGCGCGACGTCCGCGGCCCGCACGGTGGTCGCGGTGCGCGGCTTCCACCGCTTCGCGGTCGCCGACGGGCTGGCCCAGGCCGACCCGGCCGCCGCGGTGAAGCCGCCGACGCCGGCCAAGCGGCTGCCCAAGGCGCTGCCGCTCTCCGACGTCGAGGCGATCCTCGAGGCCGCGGGCGCTCCCGGCACCGTGCTGGCGCTGCGCGACCGGGCCCTGCTCGAGGTGCTCTACGGCACCGGCGCCCGCATCTCCGAGGCGGTCGGGCTCGACGTCGACGACCTGGACTGGGGCCCAGGTGGCCTGGATGGTGGCCCGGCGGCGTCGGGGGAGGGGACGGTGCTGCTGCGCGGCAAGGGCGGCAAGGAGCGCCTGGTCCCCGTGGGCTCCTACGCCCGCGAGGCGGTTGCGGCCTACCTGGTGCGCGGGCGCCCCGCGCTGCTCGCCGAGGGCCGGGGGACCCCCGCGCTCTTCCTCAACGCGCGCGGCGGCCGGCTCTCGCGTCAGTCCGCCTGGGCGGTGCTCACCAAGGCCGCCGACCGGGCCGGCGTGACACGTGACGTCAGCCCGCACACGCTGCGCCACTCCTTCGCCACACACCTGCTCGACGGCGGCGCCGACGTACGCGTCGTGCAGGAACTCCTGGGGCACGCGTCGGTGACCACGACCCAGGTCTACACACTGGTCACCGTGGACAACCTGCGCGAGGTCTTCGCGACCGCACATCCGAGAGCACGGGACTGA
- a CDS encoding DEAD/DEAH box helicase gives MTETKTDGAAWVPRVDDPDRVYEAITGWAAGQGLALYPHQDEAVIELLGGNNVVLATPTGSGKSLVAIGAHAAALAGDRVSFYTAPIKALVSEKFFALCEVFGAENVGMLTGDASVNADAPIICCTAEVLANLALREGASADVGLVVMDEFHFYTEPDRGWAWQVPLLELPHAQFLLMSATLGDVSELARDLTTRNGRETAVIDDAERPVPLTFSYALTPLSETLEELVTTGQSPVYVVHFTQAAAVEHATSLLSPSSGIGQPSKEVREEIAERIGAFRFGAGFGKTLSKLLRRGIGVHHAGMLPRYRRLVEQLAQSGVLRVICGTDTLGVGINVPIRTVLFTGLAKFDGNRQRILRSREFLQIAGRAGRAGYDTAGYVVVQAPEHVIENERAKAKSAAKNAANPKKKSKAQLKKAPEGAVVWSEQTFDKLVSGQPEQLVSRMKVDNSMLINVLARDEDAFAVMRRLLTDNHEDERQQRRLARRALRLARSLLHSGVITRLDELDEHGRRYVLTVDLPADFALNQPLAHFALAALDVLDPDSPDHALDVVSVIESVLDAPRQILFAQQHAARGEAIAEMKADGLEYDERMALLEEITWPQPLAELLGATYEIYRQRHPWLPEDALGPKSVVREMYEQGMSFTDFVRRYQLARSEGLVLRYLTDAYRTLRQTVPEAHRTPELEDLQEWLGETVRQTDSSLLDEWEALTDPAAVALRAAELAHAGPPTSARPISRQERAFAVMVRNAMWRRVELVARDDLGGLMALERAAADRTEPPREVVMTRSRWDEAIEAYYAEHDRVETAGDARGPQHLVVEHATGVPLGVDPDEHDEARPGGSRLWRVRQTIADPEGHHDWLIEAVADLDASDEAGELVLATEAMRRL, from the coding sequence ATGACTGAGACGAAGACCGACGGTGCCGCCTGGGTCCCCCGGGTCGACGACCCGGACCGGGTCTATGAGGCGATCACCGGCTGGGCCGCAGGCCAGGGCCTCGCGCTCTACCCGCACCAGGACGAGGCGGTCATCGAGCTGCTGGGCGGCAACAACGTGGTGCTGGCGACCCCCACCGGCTCCGGCAAGTCGCTGGTGGCGATCGGCGCGCACGCCGCCGCGCTGGCCGGGGACCGGGTCAGCTTCTACACCGCGCCCATCAAGGCGCTGGTGAGCGAGAAGTTCTTCGCCCTGTGCGAGGTGTTCGGCGCCGAGAACGTCGGCATGCTCACCGGCGACGCCTCGGTGAACGCCGACGCCCCGATCATCTGCTGCACCGCGGAGGTGCTGGCCAACCTCGCGCTGCGCGAGGGCGCGAGCGCCGACGTCGGGCTCGTGGTGATGGATGAGTTCCACTTCTACACCGAGCCCGACCGCGGCTGGGCCTGGCAGGTGCCGCTGCTGGAGCTGCCGCACGCCCAGTTCCTGCTCATGTCGGCGACGTTGGGCGACGTCAGCGAGCTGGCGCGCGACCTGACCACGCGCAACGGGCGCGAGACCGCGGTGATCGACGACGCCGAGCGTCCGGTGCCGCTGACCTTCAGCTATGCCCTCACCCCGCTCTCCGAGACCCTCGAGGAGCTGGTCACCACCGGTCAGTCCCCGGTCTACGTCGTGCACTTCACCCAGGCCGCCGCCGTCGAGCACGCCACTTCGCTGCTCTCGCCGTCCTCGGGCATCGGCCAGCCCAGCAAGGAGGTGCGCGAGGAGATCGCCGAGCGGATCGGCGCGTTCCGCTTCGGCGCCGGCTTCGGCAAGACGCTGTCCAAGCTGCTGCGCCGCGGCATCGGGGTGCACCACGCGGGGATGCTGCCGCGCTATCGACGCCTGGTCGAGCAGCTGGCGCAGAGCGGCGTCCTGCGGGTGATCTGCGGCACCGACACCCTGGGCGTGGGCATCAACGTCCCGATCCGCACGGTGCTGTTCACCGGGCTCGCCAAGTTCGACGGCAACCGGCAGCGGATCCTGCGCAGCCGCGAGTTCCTGCAGATCGCCGGGCGCGCGGGTCGGGCCGGCTACGACACCGCCGGGTACGTCGTGGTCCAGGCGCCCGAGCACGTCATCGAGAACGAGCGCGCCAAGGCCAAGTCGGCCGCCAAGAACGCCGCGAACCCGAAGAAGAAGTCCAAGGCGCAGCTCAAGAAGGCACCCGAGGGTGCCGTGGTGTGGAGCGAGCAGACCTTCGACAAGCTCGTCTCCGGCCAGCCCGAGCAGCTGGTCTCGCGGATGAAGGTCGACAACTCGATGCTGATCAACGTCCTCGCCCGCGACGAGGACGCGTTCGCGGTGATGCGGCGGCTGCTGACCGACAACCACGAGGACGAGCGCCAGCAGCGGCGCCTGGCCCGGCGGGCGCTGCGTCTGGCCCGCTCGCTGCTGCACTCCGGGGTGATCACCCGCCTCGACGAGCTCGACGAGCACGGGCGCCGCTACGTGCTGACCGTCGACCTGCCCGCCGACTTCGCGCTCAACCAGCCGCTGGCGCACTTCGCGCTCGCGGCGCTCGACGTGCTCGACCCCGACTCCCCGGACCATGCCCTCGACGTGGTCTCCGTCATCGAGAGCGTGCTCGACGCGCCGCGCCAGATCCTGTTCGCCCAGCAGCACGCCGCCCGCGGCGAGGCGATCGCGGAGATGAAGGCCGACGGGCTGGAGTACGACGAGCGGATGGCGCTGCTGGAGGAGATCACCTGGCCCCAGCCGCTGGCCGAGCTCCTCGGCGCGACGTATGAGATCTATCGCCAGCGCCACCCGTGGCTGCCCGAGGACGCGCTCGGGCCGAAGTCGGTGGTGCGGGAGATGTATGAGCAGGGGATGAGCTTCACCGACTTCGTGCGCCGCTACCAGCTGGCCCGCTCGGAGGGCCTGGTGCTGCGCTACCTCACCGACGCCTACCGCACCCTGCGCCAGACCGTGCCGGAGGCGCACCGCACCCCCGAGCTGGAGGACCTCCAGGAGTGGCTGGGGGAGACGGTGCGGCAGACCGACTCCTCGCTGCTCGACGAGTGGGAGGCGCTCACCGACCCCGCCGCCGTGGCGCTGCGCGCTGCCGAACTCGCGCACGCGGGGCCGCCGACCTCGGCGCGGCCGATCTCGCGGCAGGAGCGTGCCTTCGCGGTCATGGTGCGCAACGCCATGTGGCGACGCGTCGAGCTGGTCGCCCGCGACGACCTCGGCGGCCTGATGGCCCTCGAGCGCGCCGCCGCGGACCGCACCGAGCCGCCGCGCGAGGTGGTGATGACCCGCTCGCGCTGGGACGAGGCGATCGAGGCCTACTACGCCGAGCACGACCGGGTGGAGACGGCGGGCGACGCCCGCGGCCCGCAGCACCTGGTGGTCGAGCACGCGACCGGGGTCCCGCTGGGCGTCGATCCCGACGAGCACGACGAGGCCCGGCCCGGTGGGTCGCGGCTGTGGCGGGTGCGCCAGACGATCGCCGACCCCGAGGGCCACCACGACTGGCTCATCGAGGCCGTGGCGGACCTGGACGCCTCCGACGAGGCCGGCGAGCTGGTGCTGGCCACGGAGGCGATGCGGCGGCTGTGA
- a CDS encoding GNAT family N-acetyltransferase — MSEIDVAEVPENSRYEARIGGELAGFADYVLREGRIVFTHTEVDDAFEGQGVGSALARGALDDVRRSGEREVVPMCSFIKGWIDKHPDYVDLVADPV, encoded by the coding sequence ATGAGTGAGATCGACGTCGCTGAGGTCCCCGAGAACAGCCGCTACGAGGCCCGGATCGGCGGTGAGCTGGCCGGCTTCGCCGACTACGTGCTGCGCGAGGGCCGCATCGTGTTCACCCACACCGAGGTCGACGACGCCTTCGAGGGCCAGGGCGTGGGCTCCGCGCTCGCCCGCGGCGCGCTCGACGACGTACGCCGCTCGGGGGAGCGCGAGGTGGTGCCGATGTGCTCGTTCATCAAGGGCTGGATCGACAAGCACCCCGACTACGTGGACCTGGTCGCGGACCCGGTCTGA
- a CDS encoding ParA family protein → MPVIPEPKPLTEHGNARVIAMCNQKGGVGKTTTTINLGAALAEYGRKVLLVDFDPQGSLSVGLGLNPHEIELTVYNLLMERDVDVDDVIVPTNVPGMDLLPSNIDLSAAEVQLVHEVAREQTLQRVLRPVIKDYDVVLIDCQPSLGLLTVNALTAADGVIVPLECEYFALRGVALLKTTIDKVQERLNPRLEVDGVLGTMFDGRTLHGREVMDRLVQAWGDKVFHTVIRRTVKFSDSTVAGEPITSYASSSPGAEAYRQLAREVLARCLDG, encoded by the coding sequence ATGCCGGTGATCCCCGAGCCGAAGCCGCTCACCGAGCACGGCAACGCCCGGGTGATCGCGATGTGCAACCAGAAGGGCGGCGTCGGCAAGACGACCACCACGATCAACCTCGGCGCCGCGCTGGCCGAGTACGGCCGCAAGGTCCTGCTCGTCGACTTCGACCCGCAGGGCTCGCTCTCGGTCGGTCTGGGCCTGAACCCGCACGAGATCGAGCTCACCGTCTACAACCTGCTGATGGAGCGCGACGTCGATGTCGACGACGTCATCGTGCCCACCAACGTGCCGGGCATGGACCTGCTGCCCTCCAACATCGACCTGTCCGCCGCCGAGGTGCAGTTGGTCCACGAGGTCGCCCGCGAGCAGACCCTGCAGCGGGTGCTGCGCCCGGTCATCAAGGACTACGACGTCGTCCTGATCGACTGCCAGCCCTCGCTCGGCCTGCTGACCGTCAACGCGCTCACCGCCGCCGACGGCGTGATCGTGCCGCTGGAGTGCGAGTACTTCGCGCTGCGCGGCGTGGCGCTGCTGAAGACGACCATCGACAAGGTCCAGGAGCGGCTCAACCCGCGCCTGGAGGTCGACGGCGTGCTGGGCACCATGTTCGACGGGCGCACCCTGCACGGCCGCGAGGTCATGGACCGTCTCGTGCAGGCCTGGGGCGACAAGGTGTTCCACACCGTCATCCGACGCACCGTGAAGTTCTCCGACTCCACCGTCGCCGGGGAGCCGATCACGTCCTACGCCTCGAGCTCGCCGGGCGCGGAGGCCTACCGTCAGCTCGCCCGGGAGGTGCTCGCACGGTGTCTCGACGGGTGA
- a CDS encoding segregation and condensation protein A: protein MTTSADASEATGAAAATGFEVRLDNFEGPFDLLLSLIAKHKLDVTEVALSRVTDEFIAHVKAGGPVWDLEQTTSFLLVASTLLDLKAARLLPQGDVEDEEDLALLEARDLLFARLLQYKAFKSVAAVLAERLSGEARRHPRAVGLEERYAGLLPEVLIGIGLEQFAALAARALAPKPVPQVRLDHIHAPQVSVREQAAIVVERLRRHGAMTFRALCGDSPDRLTTVARFLALLELFRESAVGFEQLTPLGELTVRWTGDEETDVDELINDEFDGAPPGAPPEGEQP, encoded by the coding sequence ATGACCACGTCCGCCGACGCCTCCGAGGCGACCGGCGCCGCGGCGGCGACCGGGTTCGAGGTGCGGCTGGACAACTTCGAGGGCCCCTTCGACCTGCTGCTCAGCCTGATCGCCAAGCACAAGCTCGACGTCACCGAGGTCGCGCTGTCGCGGGTGACCGACGAGTTCATCGCCCACGTCAAGGCTGGGGGCCCGGTGTGGGACCTGGAGCAGACGACGTCGTTCCTGCTGGTCGCCTCCACCCTGCTCGACCTCAAGGCCGCGCGCCTGCTGCCCCAGGGCGACGTCGAGGACGAGGAGGACCTGGCGCTGCTCGAGGCACGGGACCTGCTCTTCGCGCGGCTGTTGCAGTACAAGGCGTTCAAGAGCGTCGCCGCGGTGCTGGCCGAGCGGCTCTCGGGGGAGGCCAGGCGCCACCCGCGTGCGGTCGGGCTGGAGGAGCGCTACGCCGGGCTGCTGCCGGAGGTGCTCATCGGCATCGGCCTGGAGCAGTTCGCCGCGCTCGCGGCGCGCGCCCTGGCGCCCAAGCCGGTCCCGCAGGTGCGCCTGGACCACATCCACGCGCCCCAGGTGAGCGTGCGCGAGCAGGCCGCGATCGTGGTCGAGCGGTTGCGCCGCCACGGGGCGATGACGTTCCGGGCGCTGTGCGGGGACTCCCCGGACCGGCTCACGACCGTGGCCCGGTTCCTGGCGCTGCTCGAGCTCTTCCGGGAGAGCGCGGTCGGCTTCGAGCAGCTGACGCCGCTCGGCGAGCTCACGGTGCGATGGACGGGCGACGAGGAGACCGACGTCGATGAGCTGATCAACGACGAGTTCGACGGCGCCCCGCCCGGGGCGCCGCCCGAGGGGGAGCAGCCATGA
- the scpB gene encoding SMC-Scp complex subunit ScpB, which yields MTQHTDDVPAAEASEAPEVPAAALRPSLEAVLMVADQPLDAPTLATAVGHPVEDVVAALQLLAEEYAEQGRGFELRHVAGGWRYYTRPEHAAVVERFVLEGQQARLTQAALETLAVVAYQQPVSRARVSAIRGVSVDGVMRTLITRGLVEEAGQDRETGANLYCTTGYFLERIGVTALEDLPEIAPYLPDMDDMEEELAAMAAPFAAPEPAAPAPAAPEPAPAPDSTHPKDETT from the coding sequence ATGACCCAGCACACCGACGACGTCCCCGCCGCCGAGGCCTCCGAGGCCCCCGAGGTGCCCGCGGCCGCGCTGCGTCCTTCGCTCGAGGCGGTGCTGATGGTCGCCGACCAGCCGCTGGACGCCCCGACCCTGGCGACGGCCGTGGGCCACCCGGTCGAGGACGTCGTGGCCGCGCTGCAGCTGCTCGCCGAGGAGTACGCCGAGCAGGGGCGCGGCTTCGAGCTGCGCCACGTGGCCGGTGGCTGGCGCTACTACACCCGCCCCGAGCACGCAGCGGTCGTGGAGCGCTTCGTGCTGGAGGGCCAGCAGGCCCGGCTGACCCAGGCGGCGCTGGAGACCCTCGCCGTGGTCGCCTATCAGCAGCCGGTCTCGCGGGCCCGGGTCTCCGCGATCCGCGGGGTCAGCGTCGACGGCGTGATGCGCACCCTGATCACCCGCGGTCTGGTCGAGGAGGCCGGCCAGGACCGGGAGACCGGTGCGAACCTCTACTGCACCACGGGATACTTCCTGGAGCGGATCGGCGTCACCGCGCTGGAGGACCTCCCCGAGATCGCGCCGTACCTGCCCGACATGGACGACATGGAGGAGGAGCTGGCCGCGATGGCCGCGCCCTTCGCCGCCCCCGAGCCTGCCGCCCCCGCGCCTGCCGCCCCCGAACCCGCCCCCGCACCTGACAGCACCCACCCGAAGGACGAGACGACGTGA
- a CDS encoding pseudouridine synthase, translating to MSPQIETDDDGLIRLQKLLAQSDVASRRKCEQLMLDGLVVVDGEVVTRLGTKVDPRTAVIHVDGKRLPPISEKVYLVLNKPRGVVSTMSDPEGRRTIADLVADRPERLFHVGRLDTDTSGLLLLTNDGDFANRMAHPSYEVDKTYVAEVEGTISRATVKRLLDGVALEDGPVTVKRARLVGGNQKASGASIIELVIHEGRNRIVRRLLDEVGHPVRRLTRTAFGPVLLMGMKPGDIRELSREELGLLLDSASL from the coding sequence GTGAGCCCCCAGATCGAGACCGACGACGACGGCCTGATCCGCCTGCAGAAGCTGCTGGCGCAGTCCGACGTGGCCTCCCGGCGCAAGTGCGAGCAGCTGATGCTCGACGGCCTGGTAGTGGTCGACGGCGAGGTGGTCACCCGCTTGGGCACCAAGGTGGACCCGCGCACCGCCGTCATCCACGTCGACGGCAAGCGGCTGCCGCCGATCTCGGAGAAGGTCTACCTGGTGCTGAACAAGCCCCGCGGCGTGGTCTCCACGATGTCGGACCCCGAGGGCCGGCGCACGATCGCCGACCTCGTCGCCGACCGCCCCGAGCGGCTGTTCCACGTCGGGCGCCTCGACACCGACACCTCCGGGCTGCTGCTGCTCACCAACGACGGCGACTTCGCCAACCGGATGGCGCACCCCTCCTACGAGGTCGACAAGACCTACGTCGCGGAGGTGGAGGGCACGATCAGCAGGGCCACGGTCAAGCGCCTGCTCGACGGCGTCGCGCTGGAGGACGGCCCGGTCACGGTGAAGCGGGCCCGCCTGGTCGGCGGCAACCAGAAGGCGTCCGGCGCCTCGATCATCGAGCTGGTGATCCACGAGGGCCGCAACCGGATCGTGCGCCGGCTCCTCGACGAGGTCGGCCACCCGGTGCGCCGCCTCACGCGCACCGCCTTCGGCCCGGTGCTGCTGATGGGGATGAAGCCCGGCGACATCCGCGAGCTGAGCCGCGAGGAGCTCGGGCTGCTGCTCGACAGCGCCAGCCTCTGA
- a CDS encoding helix-turn-helix domain-containing protein, which translates to MGRPVHPALTPYVASLTAYDVDLGAPGVHRGLPGTTLTLVLPVGEPLDVGWAGSTASRARRWSTVSGLHAQPAQIHHDGHQAGVQLALTTAGARALLGVPAAALAGTLAELEDVVPELRHLPERLAAARPAERAAVVEGALLARLYRPVDPPRPEVGRALAALTRGLRVEEAAAEVGYSRRHLATLVRAECGLTPRDVRRLARFERARAGLGRAPLAEVAHRCGYADQAHLTREWVALAGCPPTTWLREEFPFLQDQGAGDGTG; encoded by the coding sequence ATGGGCAGGCCGGTCCATCCCGCGCTCACGCCGTACGTCGCCTCGCTGACGGCCTACGACGTCGACCTGGGCGCGCCGGGCGTGCACCGGGGGCTGCCCGGCACCACCCTCACGCTCGTGCTGCCCGTGGGCGAGCCGCTCGACGTGGGCTGGGCGGGGAGCACCGCGAGCCGGGCGCGGCGCTGGTCGACGGTGTCGGGGCTGCACGCGCAGCCGGCGCAGATCCACCACGACGGGCACCAGGCGGGGGTGCAGCTGGCGCTGACCACCGCCGGCGCCCGGGCGCTGCTCGGGGTCCCCGCGGCCGCGCTGGCCGGCACCCTGGCCGAGCTCGAGGACGTCGTCCCCGAGCTGCGGCACCTGCCCGAGCGGCTCGCGGCGGCCCGGCCCGCGGAGCGCGCCGCCGTGGTGGAGGGGGCGCTGCTGGCCCGCCTGTACCGCCCGGTGGACCCGCCGCGCCCGGAGGTCGGCCGTGCCCTCGCGGCGCTCACCCGTGGCCTGCGCGTCGAGGAGGCCGCCGCCGAGGTCGGCTACTCCCGGCGGCACCTGGCCACCCTGGTGCGCGCCGAGTGCGGTCTCACGCCGCGCGACGTACGGCGCCTGGCCCGCTTCGAGCGGGCCCGCGCCGGGCTCGGTCGGGCGCCGCTCGCCGAGGTCGCGCACCGCTGCGGGTACGCCGACCAGGCCCACCTGACCCGGGAGTGGGTCGCGCTGGCCGGGTGCCCGCCCACGACCTGGCTGCGCGAGGAGTTCCCGTTCCTCCAAGACCAGGGGGCCGGCGACGGCACAGGCTGA
- a CDS encoding glyoxalase: MTHASDIRLWHSMSFAHADAAIAWLGAIGFVEHATYRDEADPSLVMHAEWLWPEGGGIMFGSLRPGAAVDNVGGSAAYLITADPDAVFDKAVAAGASVLRAMVEQDYGGRGGSVIDPEGNHWSFGDYQPG, from the coding sequence ATGACCCACGCATCCGACATCCGTCTGTGGCACTCCATGAGCTTCGCCCACGCCGACGCAGCGATCGCCTGGCTCGGCGCGATCGGCTTCGTCGAGCACGCGACCTACCGCGACGAGGCCGACCCGAGCCTCGTCATGCACGCCGAGTGGCTGTGGCCCGAGGGCGGCGGCATCATGTTCGGCAGCTTGCGCCCCGGCGCCGCCGTCGACAACGTGGGCGGCTCCGCCGCCTACCTCATCACCGCCGACCCCGACGCCGTCTTCGACAAGGCCGTCGCCGCCGGCGCGAGCGTGCTGCGCGCGATGGTCGAGCAGGACTACGGCGGCCGCGGCGGCAGCGTGATCGACCCGGAGGGCAACCACTGGTCCTTCGGCGACTACCAGCCCGGCTGA